A window from Purpureocillium takamizusanense chromosome 3, complete sequence encodes these proteins:
- a CDS encoding uncharacterized protein (COG:S~EggNog:ENOG503P826~SECRETED:SignalP(1-21~SECRETED:cutsite=TLA-DI~SECRETED:prob=0.6222)) gives MKFTAAAIVAFAALASAQTLADIPSCAIPCLDSSIKKNTECSTTDVSCICKSFDKIQGDATTCVIDKCGTDAALNKVLPAATALCKNGGGGGSSAPASSSAAASTSSAPASSAPASSSAPATQSGSASATGSAPATTLKPTGPSQTGNGTQPTSSSPVTAGAAGFAPVGGLAMLALGALAL, from the exons ATGAAgttcaccgccgccgctatcgtcgccttcgccgccctggccagcGCTCAGACGCTCGCCGACATCCCGTCGTGTGCTATACCCTGCCTCGACAGCTCCATCAAGAAGAACACTGAGTGCAGCACCACGGACGTCTCTTGCATCTGCAAGAGCTTTGACAAGATCCAGGGTGATGCCACCACCTGCGTCATTGACAAGTGCGGCACCGACGCAGCCCTTA ACAAGGTCCTCCCTGCGGCTACGGCTCTCTGCaagaacggcggcggcggcggctcttccgccccggcctcgtcctctgctgctgcctccaCTTCCTCGGCCccggcctcgtccgcccCTGCCTCGTCCTCTGCTCCGGCGACCcagagcggcagcgcctcggccaccggCTCTGCTCCCGCCACCACCCTGAAGCCCACCGGCCCCAGCCAGACGGGCAACGGCACTCAGCCCACCTCGTCTTCCCCCGTCACTGCCGGTGCCGCTGGCTTCGCCCCCGTCGGCGGTCTCGCCATGCTGGCTCTCGGTGCCCTGGCTCTGTAA
- a CDS encoding uncharacterized protein (EggNog:ENOG503NV70~COG:O~MEROPS:MER0001911~TransMembrane:8 (n3-10c15/16o205-228i259-281o293-310i322-345o351-373i480-499o519-538i550-569o)) has translation MSCVTLLQLLSYFTSEDRQPKNGIVLLFNNAEEDGLLGANAFGYSPLLGFCHTFVNLEGAGAGGRAMLFRTTDLQVASAYGQSPHPFGSVVAANAFERGVIKSGTDYQVFAGIFGQRGLDIAFYEPRARYHTEEDDTRHTSVRSIWHMLSAALASTKALSETTSTEFNGPRSDGRKDLAQNGRPTAGVWFDFFGDAWAALPLRGLFAWSLTLLVATPLVLLIVTYLLVRNDKYYFFARDIKTDSETGESSVSLGGWRGFFRFPLALVFAAGLTVGSVYLVAKFNPLIIGSSGYAVWAMTMSLFYFAFWLIMRGSSFVRPSALHRGFVLIWLFVLTWVIQVLAAVAEDRMDIGALYFAAFLHTAVFLCLLISLLEQVALPGKQEFAQQLQNAAQGNTTQNAPHSADEETSRDQPAEDGDDGADATETTPLRAGEPGYGSNTPTTFASTYRRSVAAEPVVPSSVPGNPPYESEQSWSGRLPAWTWFLQLLLLAPVHVVILGNLGLVQMTAMQMTGPDGSSLLTPLMGIGILSILLLIPLSPFIHRVTHHIPLFLLLVFAGTLIYNMVAFPFSTNNRFKLRFQQIVDLDNGSNTVSLVGLEEFVRPVITSLPAASGQEIKCEKSIVENLMECKYDASSLPPDPADGKELDAVVSASVTKYADGKSAGLRIEALNTKVCYVELSEPMFGFSVEGGGSRDERFGSMPRDGVKNLQLWRRTWQGTWNVTLQLSSSGHSLEAPIQGLSGENETSRNVDGELRARGSPFQVTVKCAWDDGNRVTNIPALHELKQYMPNWATVTKRTTGLVLVKKTFEMSS, from the exons ATGTCCTGCGTGACGTTGCTCCAGCTCTTGAGTTACTTCACTTCCGAGGACCGTCAGCCGAAGAACGGCATCGTGCTGCTCTTCAACAACGCTGAGGAAGATGGACTTCTTGGCGCCAACGCCTTCGGGTACAGCCCGTTGCTCGGTTTTTGCCACACCTTTGTCAACCTCGAAGGAGCCGGTGCGGGTGGACGCGCCATGCTTTTTCGCACAACCGACTTGCAGGTTGCAAGTGCCTATGGCCAAAGCCCGCACCCCTTTGGGTCTGTTGTCGCCGCCAATGCTTTTGAGCGAGGTGTCATCAAGAGCGGGACTGATTATCAGGTGTTTGCCGGTATATTCGGGCAGCGCGGACTCGATATTGCATTTTATGAGCCCCGAGCACGCTATCACACGGAAGAGGATGACACTCGGCACACGTCCGTACGCAGCATTTGGCACATGCTCTCGGCAGCTCTGGCGTCAACAAAAGCTCtctcggagacgacgagcaccgAATTCAACGGCCCTCGCTCTGATGGAAGAAAGGATCTTGCTCAGAACGGCAGGCCCACGGCTGGCGTGTGGTTTGACTTTTTTGGCGACGCCTGGGCCGCGTTGCCGCTTAGAGGGCTATTTGCGTGGTCCTTGACGCTTCTTGTCGCCACGCCTCTGGTGCTTTTGATCGTGACCTACCTTCTCGTACGAAACGACAAATACTACTTCTTCGCGAGGGACATCAAAACAGACtccgagacgggcgagagCTCGGTCTCGCTCGGCGGGTGGAGGGGCTTCTTCCGTTTCCCACTCGCGCTCGtgttcgccgccggcttgaCGGTTGGCTCGGTATATCTAGTCGCGAAGTTCAACCCGCTCATAATCGGTAGCAGTGGTTATGCGGT CTGGGCAATGACAATGTCCTTGTTCTACTTTGCGTTCTGGTTGATCATGCGAGGATCCAGCTTCGTGCGACCAAGTGCGCTCCACCGCGGCTTCGTCCTCATATGGCTGTTCGTCTTGACTTGGGTCATACAGGTCCTTGCAGCTGTAGCGGAGGATCGCATGGACATCGGTGCCCTCTATTTTGCTGCCTTCCTTCACACGGCAGTATTCTTATGCCTGCTGATATCTCTCCTGGAGCAAGTGGCACTGCCCGGAAAGCAAGAATTTGCCCAACAGCTGCAAAATGCAGCGCAAGGTAATACCACGCAAAATGCACCCCACAGTGCGGATGAGGAGACGAGTCGCGATCAGCCGGCAGAGGATggagatgatggcgccgacgcgACCGAGACGACACCTCTGAGGGCCGGCGAACCAGGATATGGCTCCAACACACCGACGACATTTGCCAGCACTTACCGTAGGTCTGTAGCGGCGGAACCAGTCGTCCCGTCATCAGTACCCGGCAACCCACCTTACGAATCCGAGCAGTCATGGTCCGGCCGTCTGCCGGCATGGACCTGGTTCCTacagcttcttctcctcgctcCGGTACACGTTGTGATACTCGGGAATCTCGGGCTCGTCCAGATGACAGCGATGCAAATGACAGGTCCTGACGGAAGCAGCTTGCTGACGCCTCTGATGGGAATCGGTATCCTGAGCATCTTGCTACTAATCCCCCTATCACCATTCATACACCGCGTCACCCACCACATCCCGCTCTTCTTGCTCCTGGTCTTCGCTGGCACTCTAATATACAACATGGTTGCCTTCCCATTTTCCACGAATAATCGCTTCAAGCTCCGGTTCCAGCAGATTGTAGATCTGGACAATGGTTCAAACACGGTCTCGCTGGTTGGATTGGAGGAATTCGTTCGACCCGTCATCACGTCCTTGCCAGCAGCTTCGGGCCAAGAAATCAAGTGCGAAAAGTCAATTGTTGAGAATCTCATGGAGTGCAAGTACGATGCGTCCTCGCTCCCGCCAGATCCCGCAGATGGGAAGGAATTGGATGCGGTAGTGTCCGCATCTGTCACGAAATATGCGGATGGAAAGTCAGCTGGTCTCCGCATCGAGGCTCTAAACACGAAAGTATGCTACGTGGAACTATCCGAACCAATGTTTGGCTTCTCAGTCGAAGGCGGTGGATCCAGAGACGAGCGCTTCGGTTCGATGCCCAGGGACGGTGTCAAAAACCTCCAGCTTTGGCGGCGAACGTGGCAAGGCACGTGGAACGTGACGCTGCagctgagcagcagcggtcaTTCCTTGGAGGCACCCATTCAAGGTCTGTCTGGCGAGAACGAAACGTCTAGGAACGTGGACGGGGAACTCAGGGCACGTGGGAGCCCGTTCCAGGTGACAGTAAAGTGTGCCTGGGACGACGGGAATCGGGTGACCAACATCCCTGCGCTGCACGAGTTGAAGCAGTACATGCCGAACTGGGCCACAGTGACCAAGAGGACCACGGGCCTTGTGCTGGTGAAGAAGACATTCGAGATGTCTTCATAA
- a CDS encoding uncharacterized protein (EggNog:ENOG503P6HD~TransMembrane:1 (o34-54i)) yields the protein MISLREELGELFQGWPPLWAQCRRDGLLRSTPDLVAAVGATISLFVFILLIKAWELGKLAWSFANPRSPRHRERRERNRERASLSKLFLAAPERSVPLFAPAAATDSIDAHASTQSHATSPTKPPPPCLLFERVPPEVRRHILMLAFGDRTLHMDLSFRKRHNLITKRPYEGWGIHARIYDYLAPGGREAHLLPGEGKRWRWFGCVCHRFPSPEEEEAGPALLPLGRRRNNPWNHFREPDDDRCLEGAGECNKWPGQWPGKCQIGVLGWLLACRQAYAEGVEVIYKTNTIHIRSPILLRCIQDLVPRQRLSEMTSLELVWKPKQVALRQGFTGRKGSPPFKAPLFPSLRHLRISFHTLAYGEVDEATGLEWPYESAEVLSRALHERLFPEIDGLLERIAPPSAEVLVSCSKWEWYEVIDLYLLERQGEAKTRLQRADIEGLKCWRETPKATSDDADVESLERPATRRDGYWIHMCFEDVKLDSGMDYDWHRHRLYGLREGQRYRYPYYDS from the exons ATGATCtccctgcgcgaggagctgggcgagctATTCCAGGGTTGGCCCCCCTTGTGGGCTCAATGTCGTCGTGACGGCCTCCTCCGTTCGACGCCCGacctcgtggcggccgtcggcgctaCCATCAGCTTGTTCGTCTTCATCCTGCTGATCAAGGCGTGGGAGCTTGGCAAGCTTGCCTGGTCGTTTGCCAACCCGCGATCGCCTCGCCACCgggagcgccgcgagcgcaaCCGCGAGCGCGCGTCCCTCAGCaagctcttcctcgccgcaCCCGAACGCAGCGTGCCTCTCTtcgcgccagccgccgcgactgATAGTATTGATGCTCACGCTAGCACTCAATCGCACGCGACGAGCCccacgaagccgccgccgccatgcctgCTGTTTGAGCGCGTGCCCCCGGAAGTGCGCCGCCACATCCTGATGCTCGCGTTTGGCGATCGGACGTTGCACATGGACCTCAGCTTCCGGAAGCGGCACAACCTGATCACGAAGAGGCCGTACGAGGGCTGGGGCATACATGCGCGCATATACGACTACCTggcgcccggcggccgcgaggcgcacctgctgcccggcgagggcaagcgATGGCGCTGGTTCGGCTGCGTGTGCCACCGGTTCCCGTcgccggaggaggaagaggcggggCCGGCTCTCCTCCCACTAGGCAGGCGGCGCAATAACCCGTGGAACCACTTTCGCGAGCCGGACGATGACCGCTGTCTGGAGGGCGCGGGGGAGTGCAACAAGTGGCCGGGACAGTGGCCCGGCAAGTGCCAGATTGGCGTATTAGGATGGCTGCTGGCGTGCAGACAGGC GTATGCCGAAGGGGTCGAGGTGATATACAAGACAAACACCATCCACATAAGGTCGCCCATTCTCCTCCGCTGCATCCAGGACCTGGTCCCGCGACAGCGGCTATCGGAGATGACATCACTCGAGCTCGTGTGGAAGCCGAAGCAGGTCGCGCTTCGCCAGGGCTTCACGGGTCGCAAGGGCTCCCCGCCCTTCAAGGCgcccctcttcccctccctGCGCCATCTTCGCATCAGCTTCCACACGCTGGCGTACGgggaggtcgacgaggcgacggggCTGGAGTGGCCGTACGAGAGCGCCGAGGTgctctcgcgcgcgctgcaCGAGCGTCTGTTCCCCGAAATCGACGGCCTGCTGGAGAGGAttgcgccgccgagcgccgaGGTGCTGGTGTCGTGCTCCAAGTGGGAGTGGTACGAGGTCATCGACCTGTACCTCCTAGAGAGGCAGGGCGAGGCTAAGACGAGGCTCCAGCGAGCGGACATTGAGGGGCTCAAGTGCTGGAGAGAGACACCGAAAGCGACAAGCGATGATGCGGACGTGGAGAGTCTTGAGCGGCCCGCGACGCGGAGAGATGGATATTGGATTCACATGTGCTTTGAAGACGTCAAGCTTGATTCTGGCA TGGACTATGACTGGCACCGGCATCGTCTATATGGCCTTCGAGAGGGCCAAAGATATCGATATCCCTATTATGACTCCTAA
- a CDS encoding uncharacterized protein (EggNog:ENOG503NV70~COG:O~TransMembrane:9 (i7-31o414-437i468-490o502-519i531-554o560-582i689-708o728-747i759-778o)~MEROPS:MER0001911) — protein sequence MAVRNPFAFGPGPVTFWTTVVYLALIIPLLYVHETVPPSPGDAALERGLNLSEAWSDLQTITRTYHPYNSHENDRVRDFIIARSKSILERNGLDYTVDTSGGVTWRYGLESAADRFAEGVTELVGKPPGATIFDDRVSNVTYTAKGRFSVTGQYFEGDNVYVYIHGKDDPEGDWWLTEEGIKASRHSGGVLVNCHFDSVSTGYGATDDGMSCVTLLQLLSYFTSEDRQPKNGIVLLFNNAEEDGLLGANAFGYSPLLGFCHTFVNLEGAGAGGRAMLFRTTDLQVASAYGQSPHPFGSVVAANAFERGVIKSGTDYQVFAGIFGQRGLDIAFYEPRARYHTEEDDTRHTSVRSIWHMLSAALASTKALSETTSTEFNGPRSDGRKDLAQNGRPTAGVWFDFFGDAWAALPLRGLFAWSLTLLVATPLVLLIVTYLLVRNDKYYFFARDIKTDSETGESSVSLGGWRGFFRFPLALVFAAGLTVGSVYLVAKFNPLIIGSSGYAVWAMTMSLFYFAFWLIMRGSSFVRPSALHRGFVLIWLFVLTWVIQVLAAVAEDRMDIGALYFAAFLHTAVFLCLLISLLEQVALPGKQEFAQQLQNAAQGNTTQNAPHSADEETSRDQPAEDGDDGADATETTPLRAGEPGYGSNTPTTFASTYRRSVAAEPVVPSSVPGNPPYESEQSWSGRLPAWTWFLQLLLLAPVHVVILGNLGLVQMTAMQMTGPDGSSLLTPLMGIGILSILLLIPLSPFIHRVTHHIPLFLLLVFAGTLIYNMVAFPFSTNNRFKLRFQQIVDLDNGSNTVSLVGLEEFVRPVITSLPAASGQEIKCEKSIVENLMECKYDASSLPPDPADGKELDAVVSASVTKYADGKSAGLRIEALNTKVCYVELSEPMFGFSVEGGGSRDERFGSMPRDGVKNLQLWRRTWQGTWNVTLQLSSSGHSLEAPIQGLSGENETSRNVDGELRARGSPFQVTVKCAWDDGNRVTNIPALHELKQYMPNWATVTKRTTGLVLVKKTFEMSS from the exons ATGGCAGTCCGAAATCCCTTTGCGTTCGGGCCAGGCCCGGTTACGTTCTGGACCACCGTCGTCTACCTCGCCTTGATTATTCCCCTTCTCTACGTCCACGAGACGGTCCCTCCTTCGCCCggtgacgccgccctcgaacGGGGTCTGAACCTCTCCGAAGCGTGGTCCGATTTGCAGACCATCACGAGAACCTATCACCCGTATAACAGCCACGAAAACGACCGCGTGCGCGACTTCATAATCGCCCGCTCGAAAAGCATCCTGGAGCGCAATGGGCTGGACTACACGGTGGATACATCTGGCGGGGTCACATGGAGATATGG TCTTGAGTCTGCCGCAGACAGGTTTGCTGAGGGGGTGACGGAACTCGTGGGGAAACCGCCCGGTGCGACCATCTTTGACGACCGCGTGTCCAACGTAACGTACACAGCCAAGGGCAGATTCTCGGTAACCGGCCAGTACTTTGAAGGAGACAACGTATACGTTTACATCCACGGCAAGGATGACCCCGAGGGCGATTGGTGGCTCACCGAAGAGGGCATCAAGGCCTCCCGGCACTCGGGTGGTGTTCTTGTCAACTGCCATTTTGACTC GGTTTCGACAGGCTACGGAGCCACTGACGATGGCATGTCCTGCGTGACGTTGCTCCAGCTCTTGAGTTACTTCACTTCCGAGGACCGTCAGCCGAAGAACGGCATCGTGCTGCTCTTCAACAACGCTGAGGAAGATGGACTTCTTGGCGCCAACGCCTTCGGGTACAGCCCGTTGCTCGGTTTTTGCCACACCTTTGTCAACCTCGAAGGAGCCGGTGCGGGTGGACGCGCCATGCTTTTTCGCACAACCGACTTGCAGGTTGCAAGTGCCTATGGCCAAAGCCCGCACCCCTTTGGGTCTGTTGTCGCCGCCAATGCTTTTGAGCGAGGTGTCATCAAGAGCGGGACTGATTATCAGGTGTTTGCCGGTATATTCGGGCAGCGCGGACTCGATATTGCATTTTATGAGCCCCGAGCACGCTATCACACGGAAGAGGATGACACTCGGCACACGTCCGTACGCAGCATTTGGCACATGCTCTCGGCAGCTCTGGCGTCAACAAAAGCTCtctcggagacgacgagcaccgAATTCAACGGCCCTCGCTCTGATGGAAGAAAGGATCTTGCTCAGAACGGCAGGCCCACGGCTGGCGTGTGGTTTGACTTTTTTGGCGACGCCTGGGCCGCGTTGCCGCTTAGAGGGCTATTTGCGTGGTCCTTGACGCTTCTTGTCGCCACGCCTCTGGTGCTTTTGATCGTGACCTACCTTCTCGTACGAAACGACAAATACTACTTCTTCGCGAGGGACATCAAAACAGACtccgagacgggcgagagCTCGGTCTCGCTCGGCGGGTGGAGGGGCTTCTTCCGTTTCCCACTCGCGCTCGtgttcgccgccggcttgaCGGTTGGCTCGGTATATCTAGTCGCGAAGTTCAACCCGCTCATAATCGGTAGCAGTGGTTATGCGGT CTGGGCAATGACAATGTCCTTGTTCTACTTTGCGTTCTGGTTGATCATGCGAGGATCCAGCTTCGTGCGACCAAGTGCGCTCCACCGCGGCTTCGTCCTCATATGGCTGTTCGTCTTGACTTGGGTCATACAGGTCCTTGCAGCTGTAGCGGAGGATCGCATGGACATCGGTGCCCTCTATTTTGCTGCCTTCCTTCACACGGCAGTATTCTTATGCCTGCTGATATCTCTCCTGGAGCAAGTGGCACTGCCCGGAAAGCAAGAATTTGCCCAACAGCTGCAAAATGCAGCGCAAGGTAATACCACGCAAAATGCACCCCACAGTGCGGATGAGGAGACGAGTCGCGATCAGCCGGCAGAGGATggagatgatggcgccgacgcgACCGAGACGACACCTCTGAGGGCCGGCGAACCAGGATATGGCTCCAACACACCGACGACATTTGCCAGCACTTACCGTAGGTCTGTAGCGGCGGAACCAGTCGTCCCGTCATCAGTACCCGGCAACCCACCTTACGAATCCGAGCAGTCATGGTCCGGCCGTCTGCCGGCATGGACCTGGTTCCTacagcttcttctcctcgctcCGGTACACGTTGTGATACTCGGGAATCTCGGGCTCGTCCAGATGACAGCGATGCAAATGACAGGTCCTGACGGAAGCAGCTTGCTGACGCCTCTGATGGGAATCGGTATCCTGAGCATCTTGCTACTAATCCCCCTATCACCATTCATACACCGCGTCACCCACCACATCCCGCTCTTCTTGCTCCTGGTCTTCGCTGGCACTCTAATATACAACATGGTTGCCTTCCCATTTTCCACGAATAATCGCTTCAAGCTCCGGTTCCAGCAGATTGTAGATCTGGACAATGGTTCAAACACGGTCTCGCTGGTTGGATTGGAGGAATTCGTTCGACCCGTCATCACGTCCTTGCCAGCAGCTTCGGGCCAAGAAATCAAGTGCGAAAAGTCAATTGTTGAGAATCTCATGGAGTGCAAGTACGATGCGTCCTCGCTCCCGCCAGATCCCGCAGATGGGAAGGAATTGGATGCGGTAGTGTCCGCATCTGTCACGAAATATGCGGATGGAAAGTCAGCTGGTCTCCGCATCGAGGCTCTAAACACGAAAGTATGCTACGTGGAACTATCCGAACCAATGTTTGGCTTCTCAGTCGAAGGCGGTGGATCCAGAGACGAGCGCTTCGGTTCGATGCCCAGGGACGGTGTCAAAAACCTCCAGCTTTGGCGGCGAACGTGGCAAGGCACGTGGAACGTGACGCTGCagctgagcagcagcggtcaTTCCTTGGAGGCACCCATTCAAGGTCTGTCTGGCGAGAACGAAACGTCTAGGAACGTGGACGGGGAACTCAGGGCACGTGGGAGCCCGTTCCAGGTGACAGTAAAGTGTGCCTGGGACGACGGGAATCGGGTGACCAACATCCCTGCGCTGCACGAGTTGAAGCAGTACATGCCGAACTGGGCCACAGTGACCAAGAGGACCACGGGCCTTGTGCTGGTGAAGAAGACATTCGAGATGTCTTCATAA
- a CDS encoding uncharacterized protein (COG:S~EggNog:ENOG503P0KT), whose translation MISSIWHPSGIRSPNRRALIYFICGNPGLVGYYADFLGALHGMLDAAAAGPRTAYDIYGRNLLGFSDAEHEPFAAPGRAGGPQPWDLNGQIDAMYSDVAARSRGRDPAAAAAADCPPPPGPADNMQQAPRIPYDFVILAGHSIGSYIALEVFHRHAQTPSGGSSHLRLRHGFLLFPTIVSIGASPSGRRVQALRDVPGLAAVAPHIARLALAPWTEGALRWLIERFMGFSAHAAAVTAEWLKSRDGIRQALHLGLSELDGVREETWGEELWEVSKEDDAKGRDGAATSETTPKFFLFYGKRDHWVADHARDEFIERRRQHGKRGGATSIAVDEGGGLPHAFCTTEHNSWIVAKRVCGWVDEIERGMKV comes from the exons atgATATCCTCAATATGGCACCCCTCCGGAATCCGATCACCTAACCGCCGCGCGCTCATCTACTTCATCTGCGGCAATCCAGGTCTCGTCGGATACTATGCCGacttcctcggcgccttgCACGGcatgctcgacgccgcggcggctggcccgcGCACCGCGTACGACATCTACGGCAGAAACCTCCTTGGCTTCAGCGATGCCGAGCATGAGCCGTTTGCCGCGCCCGGGCGGGCCGGGGGTCCGCAGCCGTGGGACCTGAACGGGCAGATTGACGCCATGTACAGCGACGTGGCCGCACGGAGCCGTGGCCGggatcccgccgccgccgccgccgccgactgtcctccgccgccgggtccGGCCGACAACATGCAACAAGCCCCCCGGATTCCGTATGACTTTGTCATACTAGCGGGGCATTCCATCGGCTCGTACATTGCTCTCGAGGTGTTTCACCGTCACGCGCAGACTCCATCCGGAGGGTCGTCGCACCTCCGTCTGCGCCACGGCTTCCTGCTCTTCCCGACCATCGTGTCCATCGGAGCCTCcccgagcgggcggcgggtgcaggCATTGCGCGATGTCCccggcctcgctgccgtcgcgccaCACATTGCCCGCCTCGCACTCGCGCCCTGGACGGAAGGGGCGCTGCGGTGGCTCATCGAGCGCTTCATGGGCTTCTCGGCGcatgcggccgccgtcacggccgagTGGCTCAAAAGCCGCGACGGGATCCGTCAGGCGCTGCATCTCGGCCTGTCGGAGCTGGACGGCGTGCGCGAGGAGACGTGGGGAGAGGAGCTGTGGGAGGTATCCAAGGAGGATGACGCCAAGGGccgcgacggggcggcgacaTCTGAGACGACGCCCAAGTTCTTTCTCTTTTACGGCAAGAGGGACCACTGGGTTGCCGACCACGCGCGGGACGAGTTCATCGAGCGGAGGAGGCAGCATGGCAAAAGGGGTGGGGCGACGAGCATCgcggtggacgagggcggcggtcTCCCGCATGCATTCTGCACGACAGAGC ATAACAGCTGGATCGTGGCGAAGAGGGTATGCGGCTGGGTGGACGAGATTGAGCGAGGCATGAAGGTGTAG